The segment AAAATTGTCTTATTAGGTTTTGATTCTATGAATTTTTCATATAACTTCTTTAAATCCATCTTATATCCTCCAAAATAAATTCATATCACTATTAATTAAATCAAATTTTTTCTTTCTCGTCATTTGCTTTATAGCATACTCTCTTTTAAGTGCAGAAGACTTGTCCAAACACTTTTCATAATAAACTAGACTAACAGGAAGTCTAGCTCTAGTATATTTAGCTCCTTTTCCACTTAAATGAGTGTTTAATCTTTTCTTTAAATCAATGGTCCATCCTGTATATAAGGTGCTATCTGCACACTTTAAAATATAAACATAACACATAATATCTCCAATAGAAAACATTTTATATAAT is part of the Haloimpatiens sp. FM7315 genome and harbors:
- a CDS encoding GIY-YIG nuclease family protein, which produces MCYVYILKCADSTLYTGWTIDLKKRLNTHLSGKGAKYTRARLPVSLVYYEKCLDKSSALKREYAIKQMTRKKKFDLINSDMNLFWRI